One segment of Methanofollis sp. DNA contains the following:
- a CDS encoding small multi-drug export protein: MDVIGTLILAIQSALPLWESRYAIPLAIQGGYPPAMAFAVGMASNLAVVVVLLLLLEPVSAFLIAHSTAFERFFDWLFARTRRHSERFERWGALALIPFVAVPIPVTGSWTACAAAFVFGIRFRYALPAIVVGMLVAIAITTLTMFGIISVQGILGGTP, from the coding sequence ATGGACGTTATCGGGACGCTGATCCTCGCGATCCAGAGCGCCCTCCCTCTCTGGGAGTCGCGCTATGCGATCCCCCTGGCGATCCAGGGAGGATACCCGCCGGCCATGGCCTTTGCGGTCGGGATGGCGAGCAACCTCGCGGTCGTGGTGGTGCTCCTCCTCCTCCTCGAACCTGTCTCCGCCTTCCTGATTGCCCACTCGACGGCCTTCGAGAGGTTCTTCGACTGGCTCTTCGCGCGGACCCGCCGGCACTCGGAGCGTTTCGAACGCTGGGGGGCCCTTGCCCTCATCCCCTTCGTCGCGGTGCCGATCCCGGTGACCGGGTCGTGGACGGCCTGCGCGGCGGCGTTTGTCTTCGGGATCAGGTTCAGGTACGCCCTGCCTGCCATCGTCGTCGGCATGCTCGTGGCGATCGCCATCACCACCCTTACCATGTTTGGCATCATCAGTGTACAGGGAATACTCGGAGGAACACCATGA